One Thiocapsa sp. genomic window carries:
- a CDS encoding glycosyltransferase — translation MLREDDPVLRTHNHFIEASSIASCLLERGYTVDFIDYRNPGFVPRKRYDLFVSARTNFERIARRLNPDCVKIVHLDTSHWLSNNHAALVRLRDVCNRRGVALSSYRPIEYNRGIEEADCATLLGNEVTHETYAFAGKTVFQIPNPGSTEYAWDDNKDFDACRNRFLWLGSAGFVHKGLDLALEAFARMPGLHLTVCGPIERDRHFEDAFRKELYETPNIHTHGWVDVTGAEFAALASRTIGHIYPTCAEGAAGAVVNCMHFGLVPITTPQAGVDVDPSFGLVLPELSVKAVQDAVRTIAGLPTDRLAAMARMSQSEARRVYSREHYEEVFGAVIDRILAVGPGNLVPGFVPMEALSASATHLGGSDLPSPDHA, via the coding sequence TTCATAGAAGCCTCGTCTATTGCCTCGTGTCTGCTTGAGCGCGGCTATACGGTGGATTTCATCGACTACCGAAACCCCGGATTCGTCCCAAGAAAGCGTTACGACCTCTTCGTCAGTGCGCGCACCAATTTCGAGCGCATAGCAAGACGCCTGAACCCCGATTGCGTTAAGATTGTTCATCTCGACACTAGCCATTGGCTCTCCAACAATCATGCTGCATTGGTTCGGCTCCGTGATGTGTGCAATCGCCGGGGTGTGGCACTGTCGAGCTACAGGCCGATCGAGTACAACCGGGGCATTGAGGAAGCTGACTGCGCGACCCTGCTGGGGAACGAGGTCACCCACGAAACTTATGCCTTTGCCGGGAAGACGGTGTTTCAGATTCCGAACCCTGGTTCGACGGAGTACGCGTGGGATGACAACAAGGATTTCGACGCCTGCCGCAACCGGTTCCTCTGGTTGGGAAGCGCGGGTTTCGTGCACAAGGGACTCGACCTGGCACTGGAAGCTTTCGCTCGTATGCCAGGCCTGCATTTGACGGTTTGCGGGCCCATCGAGCGAGATCGCCATTTTGAGGACGCGTTCCGTAAGGAGTTGTACGAGACGCCGAACATTCACACTCATGGCTGGGTTGATGTTACCGGAGCCGAGTTCGCTGCATTGGCGAGCCGCACCATCGGGCATATTTATCCGACATGTGCCGAGGGTGCGGCGGGTGCCGTCGTTAACTGCATGCATTTCGGGCTCGTACCCATCACTACTCCACAGGCCGGGGTTGATGTCGATCCGTCCTTTGGACTGGTCCTCCCTGAGCTTAGCGTGAAGGCGGTGCAGGATGCGGTCCGCACCATCGCAGGGTTGCCCACGGACAGGCTTGCTGCAATGGCCAGGATGAGCCAGAGCGAGGCGCGCAGGGTGTACTCGCGCGAGCATTACGAAGAGGTCTTCGGGGCTGTGATCGATCGGATCCTCGCTGTGGGTCCTGGTAATCTGGTGCCGGGTTTCGTTCCCATGGAAGCCTTGAGCGCGTCTGCCACCCACCTCGGTGGCAGCGATCTTCCGTCTCCGGACCACGCCTGA